Below is a genomic region from Rhododendron vialii isolate Sample 1 chromosome 5a, ASM3025357v1.
aggaacagagggagtactagTTCTGAAGTTAAAAAGATACGATGAATATATAGGTAAATATGATCAAGcttcaagaagaagaaattgctAGTATTATCTTTTCAAATTCTGGCTTTGCCGCAGTTTTCAAAGGATGCAAACAATAGTGGTACTGTTTATAGGGCTTGTGGCTCATGAATCGTTGGATTTTGTTGTGAGACGTGGGTTCATGCATGCATGCAGCTGGTAGATTACCCAGCAACAACGGTGTTTCATGGAGAGGGAACTCGGGTCTACAAGACGGATCCGCGTTAACGGACGTCAAAGGAGGGCTCGTGGGCGGGTATTACGACAGCGGAGAGAACGTCAAGTACCACTTCCCGATGTCGTTCGCGATGACGATGCTGAGCTGGAGCGTCATCGAGTACGAAGCCAAGTACCGCGCCATCGGCGAGTACGATCACGTCCGGGACCTCATCAAGTGGGGCACCGACTACTTGCTCCTCACCTTCAACAACACCGCCACCAAAGTCGAAAAAATCTACAGCCAGGTATGTGTGCATTCGCTTGTACCGAAAAGTGTTTGCGCCTTTTTTTCGGTGCATTTTAAATGGAAATATACTTTTTTGTACAATCTTGCGACCGAATATCCACAGGAAATTGGAGTAAAGGGTATGTTCTGTCTTGGATTATTTTTCATACAAGTTTTGGCATATAAAATTAGATTATTAATTTCTTGATCTCGATGAGAGGagccaaaagaataaaaaaaatgttatggCATCACACTTGCAAAAAAGTATGGAAactaaaaaaatagttcaaaaatcatcaattttagatgaactttttaaaattttgttgtccTGCTTGTTTACTTATTAGATTTCTCTTATCAAGATGGAaaacaaatgcagaaaaaaaaaaatgacatggaAAGCATGACAGGGAACAATGTAGATTATCGAAAACTTATTTCGGACATATGATATTTCAAAAATAGGAGGAAGAAAGTAGGAATgaatatttaccaaaaaatattttaaattagcaaaaaaaaagtacgaatgaataatcaaattaaacctacattcaaatttcaatatttaaaatggaaaaataagaaTTGTAAAAGTATTAGTTTTGGTAATTTCGGGATGAAATGTTCACATGAATAATGGCTAAATCTCTATCCTAATGTTTATACATAATTTTGTTGTGTCCCTGGACCCCCGTTTTGTTTGTGTCCCCATTTGTTTTAAACTTGTCGTGTTTTGTGTCCATATTTGTACCTGTCCTTGTTAGCGTGgaacttatttttcaaataagtactattttttaaattaagggTGATATATTATaaaagaatgacatgtctcgaacgtaaaataaaaaatacgtacttaaaaacaagaaaaaaatccTAGCGGAACGAGGCCTTAACTTCACAACCTGATCACAATATTACTCCTACATGTACTTGATAATTCTTCTTGttgtccttttcttcttcttctttttaatcggCTTTATCAGTTTCttaaagtgccaaaatcaaacATGGCAATGATTTTGGCACCACACTTTTTAATAACCATACTCTAATATTTATCTTTTAGGCTCCGTcccagaaattttcttaaaaaataaacagcttatttcacattttcaaactcaaaaataaagtaaatgaaaaataatttttcaaatttttttttgcatcgtataaaagatctcatcgagatcttccaaaaaagatccatattgcatatttttatatttcaataagtccataatatttgagcttgaaattgccttcttagtGTTCTTATGATTATGTGTATTTTAAACACTAAAAAACGAACATTGGagtgtgattataaaaaaataaagtatcaaaATCAATTACCATACAAATAAACCCATACATAACAGTGGGTAAAAGTGCGTAGGGCCCTAGCGCTAGCCCATGCCCCTTCATAATGTACACTCAGTTGCAATTATCATATTTTGCAAGTAAATTATTGGACAatgtttgccaaaaaaaaatagtaatataaAGATTAGAGTAGTGATTTTCACGtacacttcctttttttaataaacactcttcattttttgttcttcaGTGAAACGCttatgtgtaattttttcactgaaatacaaaaagtgaagtgcatttatcaaaaaatagagtgtaaaaatcattttccaaagtTTCTCAATTTCAATCTGTCTAACTCATCTTAGCGTACTTATAACTTCTTCAAAACATCCCGAGTAATATGTAGTCTCATTTTCTTGgtcatttcaatttttaattcttttaatgATTATTGAAACGTTGGTATTTTTGCAAAATAGCTTTTTTCATCgctttttaaaatattcttcTAAGAGCATTACATTGGGACAGCATTTGCTGACCATATTTGGACATCTGTGGTGTGTCATCAATGCATTGCGAGATTATATCTTAAATATCATAGCAAATGTGGCGACCAAAATATTAGGACTCCTAAACGTTTCTATGCTTTCATATTTTGAAGTACACACATATTTTTAAACTGTCTTATATTGAAAAGTATCGCCAACCAAAATGAGACGAAAAGAGTACTTATCTAATTTTGCTCACTACACCAAAAATTTACGGTATGCACATTCGTTCAATTTGTGATTCAAAATCGCGTTCTGATTCATACGTGTTGGCGATGAATCAATGCAATCAGGTAGGGGGAGGCTTAGTTAATAGTACAACACCAGATGACAACTATTGTTGGGAGCGGCCGGAAGACATGGACTATGCCAGACCTGTCCAATCCACATATTCAGGTCCGGACCTGGCCGGGGAAATGGCGGCAGCCTTTGCAGCTGCCTCCATAGTGTTCCGGGACAACATTGCCTACTCCGCCAAGCTCGTCAAAGGCGCGGCCACTGTATTTGCCTTCGCTCGGGACTTTGCGAAGCGGACCACCTACTCCAAGGGGAACCCTTACATCGAGTATTACTACAACTCCACTGGATACTATGACGAGTACATGTGGGGTTCTGCCTGGTTGTACTACGCCACCGGAAACACCAGCTACATTTCCTTGGCAACCAACCCGGGAATACCTAAGAACGCGAAAGCATTTCTCATGACTCCGAAGTTAAGCGTGCTTAGTTGGGACAACAAGCTGCCCGCGGCTATGCTATTGCTCACGAGGCTGAGGATATTCTTGAACCCAGGCTACCCGTACGAGGACATGCTCCAAATGTACCAAAATGTCACTGGCCTCACCATGTGCTCTTATCTTCAAAACTTTCATGTCTTCAACTGGACTCAAGGTAcgtttacaaaaatatatatccattgaagattattttttacggtgATCACCTAGATCGGGTTCATTTTATTAGCTTAGGCACTTACTCGCTtcgtcccgatttgtttatcCCCTTTTGACTTTCTTgtatcccaaaatgtttgtccaaaTATAAATTGGCCTTGAAATATTTCCTTAATGCCCTCTCTCATATGCATAGGAGAGAGTGCCCTCTCATCAAATACCAAAAAGTGAAGGGTGTTTTTGGAAAGTTGAATCTTTTCAAAAGTAATCATTTGGTCcctttaataagttgaaattttaaaattggacaaataaattgggacatAGGAAATATAAAAATTTGCTGGAACTGCAAAAGACATGAAAAgtgttctttcaatttttataGTAACCACTAAAACTAATATattttaagatttaaaaaaagtttgaaatattagTTCAGAACTTCAACTTGATGATGTGTCATGTTTCCAAATCAAAGAGATCGAAATGTGTCTAATTGGCCATTTGTCAAGCAATTATTGTCTTTAATTAACATATCATTCCTCCCCAAAATCTCTCCAATGAATCGAATACATAGACCATATGATATCGAATTTTATGTATCAATTAGTGTTAGCTAATGAAATGCTATGTGGCATGCAGCCGGGCTGATCGAATTGAACGTTAACGGTCAAGCAAACCCCGATCTACAATACGTGGTCAATGCCGCATTCCTGGCTTCACTTTATGCAGATTATTTAAACGCTTCCGCTATTCCCGGATGGAATTGTGGGCCCACTTTTATCTCCACAGATGTCCTTCGCCAGTTTGCTACCTCTCAGGTTTCTCATCTTTCTTTCATCCGCCCTCATTTGATTACGTTTTTGGATACACATGCAATTTGTACAATGTATGCTAAGCTTTGAGAAGTACTTAATTAGTAGCGCTATAATGCATGCATGCAGATTGATTATATTTTGGGATCGAATCCGCTGAATATGAGCTATGTGGTGGGCAACGGCAAAAACTACCCCAAACGCGTGCATCACCGGGCGGCTTCAATACCGCATGACAAGAACAAATACTCGTGCACAGGGGGATGGAAATGGCGTGACAGCGCCAACCCGAATCCAAACACCATTACAGGAGCCATGGTCGGAGGGCCTGACCACTCCGACAAATTCAAAGATCTGCGCAACAATTACACCTACACTGAGCCTACAATGGCTGGGAACGCTGGCTTGGTCGCTGCACTTGTTTCCCTCACAAGCAGCGGCGGCTACGGCATTGATAAGAACACCATATTTTCAGCCGTTCCCCCGCTTTACCCAGTTACCCCACCTCCTCCGCCGCCATGGAAGCCCTAATCGAAAATCCCTCGAAACCAAATTGAAGTTAATTATAAGAGAATCCCCATGGCCAGCTTGAGCATCTTTTTTACGGAGTTCATGCAATATATTGTTCTTGTCTCGTTACTTCTTATTATTTGCATAACTGACAGCTTCCTATGTGAATTCATTCATACCAATGTCATAATGCTACCTCTAATGTCGTTTGTCGAATTCGTCTTATTGTAAATTTCACGATCCAAGTATCTTTGGTATCTCAATTTGTTCGTGATGATGGATGATAAAAGACGATACATTTCACAGATCAATGGCACACACCATGTTTTGGTAATTATTAATTTGAAACTATTCTTCGTTGTATTGTATATTTTCAATAAAACCCCGGAATAATTGAACGCGTCAATTTGCACATAAACGACAAACATATTGATGCTAATTCTGTGAAAACTTGATATTCATCTCAAAATAAATTGGCAATAAGTGAaaggtctcaaatgttattaggTGATCGCCCATTTCATTCTCAAGTAATGCGTGATTCTATTTCCGTAACATCCTCCCTGACGTGTAGCCGCGTTCGAAGTCTGTCACGTATAACCCCTTTTTTGGGTTTCTCGTCGTGTAGCCTTTTGGCTAGTCTGTCGTTgcggggtgtggattgtaaatttttaaaatatggggTGGAATAACCTCCACTCTGATACCATgcgaaaactttatatccatctcgaaatcaattgacaatgagtggagatgtcccaaatgttattaagtgatcactcattcgtCATTCATTTAACACTTGTCAACTAATGAAATCTCCCTAATATTTAACATAGTAGTAAGTTAGTATGTACGAATAAATTATActttgtagcaggccgaacataaTGATTCGAACCGCACATCCTTGAAGGCGGACTGGGGCTAATCCAGAGCCAAGCACCGGAGCTCAGCGATTCCCGAAGCCCAGGCAATGGATCTCATCCCATCCGCCGAAAGTCTCGGCTAAAAGAGAACGTCTTGGTTCGGCGAGGGCCGAGACTCGGACAAACAGTCTCATCATGTCCTTCGCTTTCCAAGGCACCTCCACTGACAATCAAATACTTTGGCTCGGCCCTCCTCAGCACCATGCTCCCCCATGCGCGAAAAAAGGTTACGTCAAGAGATAATGATTGATGCACATGGGGGCGCCATCTCATCTCAGAAATAGTTACCAGATCTTTTCGGTGACGTCACAGTGACACTGACCGATCCGTGCAAGGCATGTGCCTGTACTTGGAGAACAAGACAAACAGACTCTATTAATACCAAGTGATGCAGCCCTAAAGAGATACACCTAAACTCATACTCAAACCCTAGTCTCTTACTTTGCTCTCTGCACATTCAATCTATTCCTCTCGCCAGACGGCCTTGTTGTAACACTCGTTCCAAGCATGCACGTGCATTACATATGACATTTAACTTTATGTTACATAGGTCGTGCTATTTGATACACGTGTTGTGTTATCATTCACATATCATTCTTAATTGTTTAGTGATACATAATTAAATTTGAGggtttaattaagttaattaaaagGGATTGATCTTGGTAGGTGGAATGAAGGGTAAAGATAAGTAATGGCCCATTTGAACCCATACACCCAACCTCATGAGATAATTCTTCCCTAATAAACCTTCTACATTATTTCATTGTTTCCTCCATCCCACCAATACTGTataacgtagagagagagagagagagagagagagagagaggggaggaaaagaagaagaagaagaagaagaagaataagggAAACGAATTAGGGAAAACTAATTGAAGGTAAACCCTACCTTATACCTAATTTATGTTTTGGGTATTGATCAAACATTTATGTACCTGCATATTCATGTAGTTTAAATCCTAATTAGGTCATAGGAGAATGGATTTTACCCTTGcaaatttgtttggtttatggaCATGTCAATTAGAGCTTGAACATGATTGAATCTGTCATgttcttaatgaatttttctcACAGACTTTCTGACCTTGtaatttctggtatttttactgGAGATAGATATACATGTCTAGTTTattgtgtaaaattttcagaatttatttCAAAGAGGGGAAGAAGTTAAAAATCGTGCACCAAACTACTATTGTGAAACTCGCAGTGCTAACTGCACCAACACAAGTTGGGAAAACAGTCATATCTCTTAGCTTGAGACTCAAAAACGCATTCCGCTTGCTTTGCTgaaaactagacacatagagctctCCACCGATGCAACCCGTGCATTGTGGTTATGCCTGAGCAATAACAGATTTGCTGTTAAAGTTGACCCAAAATCTGTCTATGCACCGATTTTAATATTATGTTAAGTTATAATCGCGAGACCGTAGTAAGGTTACCCGAACTTCGTTTTTTATAAATGATCTGTCGATTCGAAGAGGAAGAAATTTACTTTTCAACGGTTTAAATGACATTCTTAAAATTCATGATTATGTATTGGATATGGTCAGGACAGTACACGTTGGCCATGGACTAAGTCTTATTCTTAAAAATTCTTGTATCAAACCTTATTGAATCATCTTTGGAGCATTGAAACACATCATCcatcatttttattgcattGGTCTCATTCAGTTTCATACTAGGGATGAAGATTAAAAATAGAAATGTATGTTAGACTTGTTGGTGCATTTTACTTGCATTATAACATAAGTTAGAGCATGGGCTATACTGTGTAATGTTATTCATATTCTAGGATCGAGGGACGAGTCTCCACCTCAAGGTTGAGAATGAGGCtttttgcttttgtctttttggATCTCTAAGGTGCGTGTGTTGTTTCATTGAAGTGGCTAGCTAATATTAAcctt
It encodes:
- the LOC131325844 gene encoding endoglucanase 12; protein product: MYASNPWGGPMEIVNGGDTTEDERSRNLTTEWDRASVMHQYQHHGALDETQQSWLLGPPEEKKKKKYVDLGCVVCSRKLLKWTMWLFALAFLVIALPVIIAKTIPKHKPHEPPPDEYTAVLHKALMFFNAQKSGRLPSNNGVSWRGNSGLQDGSALTDVKGGLVGGYYDSGENVKYHFPMSFAMTMLSWSVIEYEAKYRAIGEYDHVRDLIKWGTDYLLLTFNNTATKVEKIYSQVGGGLVNSTTPDDNYCWERPEDMDYARPVQSTYSGPDLAGEMAAAFAAASIVFRDNIAYSAKLVKGAATVFAFARDFAKRTTYSKGNPYIEYYYNSTGYYDEYMWGSAWLYYATGNTSYISLATNPGIPKNAKAFLMTPKLSVLSWDNKLPAAMLLLTRLRIFLNPGYPYEDMLQMYQNVTGLTMCSYLQNFHVFNWTQAGLIELNVNGQANPDLQYVVNAAFLASLYADYLNASAIPGWNCGPTFISTDVLRQFATSQIDYILGSNPLNMSYVVGNGKNYPKRVHHRAASIPHDKNKYSCTGGWKWRDSANPNPNTITGAMVGGPDHSDKFKDLRNNYTYTEPTMAGNAGLVAALVSLTSSGGYGIDKNTIFSAVPPLYPVTPPPPPPWKP